A region of Toxorhynchites rutilus septentrionalis strain SRP chromosome 1, ASM2978413v1, whole genome shotgun sequence DNA encodes the following proteins:
- the LOC129773887 gene encoding uncharacterized protein LOC129773887 yields MAYFRFIIFTTSIATFCVILTTGPCCSSELTNSSKVNSMVRELERLEPNETNLPRPIVPAQVQPKRMKLKVTPKRRKHSNATSNTTKRSKHKRKSAMHNALQSAARKGMEAMIELFDRREPDMVKRGNILDPNDPGALLSKFSSSDDVPEDQAKGGYAALVAAKHLKESTNVEYVAIGRQVTPKISLKRTPLEGLCPARDPPPCVPASRRYRTHDGTCNNRKRPRWGAAQMPFHRFLAPEYTDGVEGIRRSANGSPLPSARFVSLVVHGARQEEAPITMMLALWGQLLDHDLTATAQPRSLNGSTPRCCGENDDSLHPSCLPIKVPLDDPWLSPLGVRCLEFLRSAPAQRRDCLLSWREQTNQVTSYIDASPIYSSNPRSSDNGRIFRGGMLLFGRGPPSEDVCFRAALANQCIRPGDARSGEQPGLMMLHVIWVNEHNQIANRLSDINPHWSDEKLYQEARRIVGAMFQQITYREFLPVILGKEVSRLFNLELETSGFYNGYDPSVNPTVSNEFSAAAFRFGHSLIQGSYMRADRHHRFIPNNVTLHDENAEGDLGGPGSLHRLIRGMVNQRALKRDEFITAELTNHLFQTSRFPFGLDLAAINIQRGRDHGIQPYVSWRIPCGLTPVKEWGDLDRVMGPASAHRLRKAYRSVDDIDLFVGGLAERPVIGGIVGPTFSCIIAQQFSNLRKGDRFWYENPGFESSFTPAQLDSIRQVAFSQVICRALGGGTLQPHVFLPHDNGPNERLPCSSKLMAPIDLEPWTERDPFARPNDTPNTGQSGNLIDLETAPTSSFSTTSTTTTTTTRRPTKIASVVNNVDFIPNANTGLHMQSTTTTTRRPTKVANVVNNVDFIPNANTGLHIPPNGQILLNLSKPATAVNNKLDLNNVSTRPASSASQNTATRPTPHKEPFLTASTAIDNKLDLTAATVPPKRKPTRKTTPKRRPTPSSNIANNIDLSLKRDLTHNLTEVNINVEHKLTRRDISFINLSKLFTNDDNATLLSTKNIELRRGYYQSPAPAPPSDYDDGNHYDYHNDADPPVYVKPGYGYGHGYKPPATEPPYPNPYYIAGGYYGTTEAPLVHPPYCVYNCYHPPMTTYNPYGMDTRRPLRRTTPRRGLPNKITNVDYDHDAQLRQTTKKQQQQQRTTTIRSVFQQPGLIVIKDNRPNDKPIFLSSSSFPSVSSMSTNVFPQNSNAHTTSASQSVFSVDPRPEFSSLPIAHQSISSPIFSQKNSNHNNLLGAFKNGQDRSSSKQIFALDHDNDYDSSMLDLERPLNIHEHDGYLRPELNKYKPLKKTNNFTTYRDYSLYNRDNTIVTYEIPTNLTLWTNVDHRRYAENHQQFGLPDLDDDRDQFVGPYIEHDKSHSSDPNDDQLNDYSNKHDIGRHSHETDVKIADEQQSNATINITQDNSNNFEKNSNSINSNNKDMDTIETDLQQTNSTDKITKTDKDIGKHGNVQQTMGTSLKTSKDQTAIIDSNAKIDDGTNDSNEHDKYLIEQLDEKQFSIINVNTSDLDSYDLVDLEANNYDTKKLNVLGGDREKPTSYIKRTNTHLTIPDHPLNRPKYYDIDPDSILDFEDTFARTSNQDTIQSILSDQPDATDNDHLLQTNEYQLTESEKLTEKDEQLHERKPSNIKLSDNEHQSTVPKQTNTATRHTNIDDQSTSVEENRGRRPIGNVQTKRLNNEQPTSTSTTPKNKKTSNASRKRRPTNPRRPTNNPNHQSNHGQNDRRQPEIALVPFVLLTSIDRPDNWVMFNVAKSKERRPLPDVPQLKSDIFSLSELPKPIFAEDGGL; encoded by the exons CACCAACGTAGAGTATGTGGCCATCGGGCGTCAGGTGACGCCGAAGATCTCACTCAAACGGACCCCCCTGGAAGGGCTGTGTCCTGCGAGAGATCCACCGCCGTGTGTTCCCGCTAGCAGGCGCTATCGTACTCACGATGGAACGTGTAACAATAGGAAGCGGCCACGCTGGGGTGCGGCCCAGATGCCCTTCCATCGGTTTCTGGCACCGGAGTATACTGACGGCGTTGAAGGGATCAG ACGTTCGGCCAACGGTTCACCCCTGCCGTCGGCGCGCTTTGTCAGCCTCGTCGTGCACGGAGCCCGCCAGGAGGAAGCCCCCATCACGATGATGCTAGCTCTGTGGGGACAACTGTTGGATCACGATCTCACAGCTACCGCGCAGCCTCGCAGCCTCAACGGTTCCACGCCCCGTTGTTGCGGTGAAAACGACGACAGCTTGCATCCTTCCTGTCTGCCTATAAAAGTGCCCCTCGACGATCCTTGGCTATCTCCGCTCGGCGTACGCTGCCTAGAGTTCCTTCGTTCGGCTCCCGCCCAGCGACGGGATTGTTTGCTCTCCTGGCGCGAACAAACAAACCAGGTAACCTCATACATCGATGCTTCTCCCATTTACTCGAGTAACCCGAGGAGCTCGGATAATGGTAGGATATTCCGTGGCGGTATGCTGCTGTTCGGGCGTGGGCCACCCAGTGAGGATGTTTGTTTCCGAGCTGCCCTTGCCAACCAATGTATCCGACCCGGGGATGCCCGAAGCGGCGAACAGCCGGGTTTGATGATGCTTCACGTGATCTGGGTTAACGAGCACAATCAGATTGCCAACCGGCTGTCCGACATAAACCCACACTGGAGCGATGAAAAACTATACCAGGAAGCCAGACGAATAGTCGGTGCAATGTTCCAGCAAATTACTTATCGCGAATTTTTACCTGTCATACTAGGGAAGGAAGTGAGTCGCCTTTTTAATCTGGAACTTGAAACCAGTGGCTTTTACAATGGGTATGATCCCAGCGTTAATCCGACGGTTTCGAATGAATTTTCCGCGGCGGCTTTTCGTTTCGGTCACTCGCTGATACAAGGATCCTACATGCGGGCAGATCGACACCATCGTTTCATTCCCAACAATGTCACGTTGCATGACGAAAACGCGGAAGGCGATCTTGGGGGCCCCGGATCGTTGCATCGATTGATACGAGGTATGGTCAACCAACGTGCACTAAAACGAGATGAGTTTATCACAGCAGAACTGACAAACCATCTATTTCAGACTAGCC GTTTTCCGTTCGGATTAGATCTGGCAGCTATCAACATACAACGAGGTCGAGATCACGGCATTCAACCATACGTAAGCTGGAGAATACCTTGCGGACTGACGCCGGTCAAAGAGTGGGGTGACCTGGATCGCGTAATGGGTCCAGCATCGGCACATCGATTGCGCAAGGCGTACCGTTCGGTGGATGATATTGATCTGTTCGTTGGAGGTCTAGCCGAACGGCCAGTCATTGGTGGCATAGTAGGACCAACGTTTTCCTGCATTATTGCTCAGCAATTTAGCAATCTTCGCAAGGGAGATCGATTCTGGTACGAGAATCCTGGGTTCGAGTCTTCCTTCACTCCTGCTCAGCTGGACTCAATTCGACAAGTGGCATTCTCGCAAGTTATTTGCAGAGCACTTGGAGGGGGAACCTTGCAACCACACGTTTTCTTACCACATGACAACGGACCGAACGAAAGGCTACCATGCAGTTCAAAATTAATGGCGCCTATTGACTTGGAACCCTGGACAGAACGTGACCCATTCGCAAGACCCAATGACACGCCAAACACGGGACAGAGCGGAAACCTGATCGATCTGGAAACTGCACCAACCTCCTCTTTCTCAACTACGTCCACGACCACTACGACCACTACTAGACGTCCTACAAAGATTGCCAGTGTAGTAAACAACGTAGACTTTATACCAAACGCAAATACCGGACTCCATATGCAGTCCACTACGACTACTACAAGACGTCCTACGAAGGTTGCCAATGTGGTAAACAATGTAGACTTTATACCAAACGCAAATACCGGACTCCATATACCTCCTAACGGACAAATACTGCTCAATTTATCAAAGCCAGCAACAGCCGTAAACAATAAACTGGATCTCAACAATGTTTCGACGCGACCTGCTTCCTCCGCGTCACAAAACACTGCAACAAGACCAACTCCACATAAAGAACCATTCTTGACAGCGTCTACTGCCATTGACAACAAACTTGATCTTACCGCAGCGACTGTTCCTCCCAAACGCAAACCTACCAGAAAGACAACTCCCAAACGACGACCAACTCCGTCCAGCAATATAGCGAACAACATAGACTTGAGCTTGAAACGAGATTTGACCCACAACTTGACCGAGGTTAACATCAACGTTGAACACAAGCTGACAAGACGTGACATATCTTTCATAAACCTCTCGAAACTATTTACAAACGACGACAACGCGACATTACTTTCTACAAAAAATATCGAACTTCGACGAGGGTACtatcaatctcccgctcccgctccaCCATCCGATTACGACGACGGTAACCATTACGACTACCACAACGACGCTGACCCACCTGTGTACGTCAAACCCGGATACGGTTACGGACATGGATACAAGCCACCAGCCACAGAACCACCATACCCAAATCCGTACTATATCGCTGGAGGGTATTACGGTACGACTGAAGCACCACTGGTCCATCCACCATACTGTGTTTACAACTGTTACCATCCGCCCATGACAACATACAATCCCTACGGCATGGACACCCGCAGACCACTCCGAAGAACGACCCCAAGACGAGGACTTCCGAATAAAATCACAAACGTTGACTATGACCACGATGCACAACTTAGACAAACAACcaagaaacaacaacaacaacaaagaaCGACTACTATACGATCAGTTTTCCAACAACCGGGACTAATAGTAATAAAAGATAATAGACCAAATGACAAACCTATCTTTCTGTCGTCTTCCTCCTTTCCATCTGTCTCGTCTATGAGCACCAACGTGTTTCCTCAGAATTCTAATGCACATACTACGAGCGCTTCTCAatctgttttctccgtagatCCTAGACCtgaattttcttctttgcctatCGCTCATCAATCTATATCTTCTCCAATCTTTTCTCAGAAGAACAGTAATCATAACAATCTTTTGGGAGCATTCAAAAATGGTCAAGACCGATCATCCTCTAAACAGATCTTCGCCTTGGACCACGACAACGACTATGACAGTTCAATGCTCGATCTAGAAAGACCGTTGAACATACACGAACATGACGGATACCTTAGACCGGAACTTAACAAGTATAAACCACTGAAAAAAACCAACAACTTCACAACGTACCGAGACTATAGTTTATACAACAGAGACAATACAATTGTGACTTATGAAATACCCACCAATCTGACACTTTGGACAAACGTCGACCACAGACGATACGCAGAAAACCATCAGCAATTCGGTCTACCAGACTTGGATGACGACCGGGACCAATTTGTTGGGCCTTACATCGAACACGACAAATCTCACAGTTCCGACCCGAACGATGACCAGTTGAATGATTACTCAAACAAGCACGACATTGGCCGACACTCACACGAAACAGACGTAAAAATCGCTGACGAACAACAAAGCAACGCTACAATTAATATCACTCAAGACAATTCGAATAACTTTGAAAAGAATTCCAATTCCATTAATTCCAACAACAAGGATATGGACACCATTGAGACTGATCTTCAACAAACTAACTCAACAGACAAAATAACTAAAACTGACAAAGACATCGGAAAACATGGAAACGTACAGCAGACGATGGGAACTTCTCTTAAAACATCGAAAGACCAAACAGCCATAATTGACTCGAACGCTAAAATCGATGATGGTACAAACGATAGCAATGAACATGACAAATACCTGATAGAACAGCTTGACGAGAAACAATTTTCGATAATAAACGTAAATACCTCAGACCTGGACTCTTATGACTTAGTCGACTTGGAAGCTAATAATTACGATACAAAAAAGCTGAACGTTCTTGGAGGAGACCGTGAGAAACCGACATCTTACATTAAACGAACGAATACTCATTTAACGATTCCTGATCACCCGTTAAATAGACCTAAATACTATGACATTGACCCAGATTCGATATTAGACTTTGAAGACACTTTTGCACGCACCTCCAATCAGGATACTATACAATCAATACTTTCCGACCAACCGGATGCTACAGATAACGACCACTTGTTACAGACAAATGAATATCAACTGACTGAATCTGAAAAACTAACTGAGAAAGACGAACAATTACATGAACGGAAACCTTCAAACATAAAACTATCTGACAATGAACATCAATCAACAGTGCCCAAACAAACGAATACTGCTACGCGACACACAAACATTGACGACCAATCGACATCTGTAGAAGAAAACAGAGGGAGAAGGCCGATAGGCAACGTCCAAACTAAACGGCTAAACAACGAACAACCGACGTCGACGTCGACCACcccgaaaaacaaaaaaacctcAAACGCCTCACGAAAACGACGACCGACAAACCCAAGACGCCCGACTAATAACCCGAACCACCAATCGAACCACGGACAAAACGACCGTAGACAACCTGAGATTGCACTGGTTCCCTTCGTACTGCTAACCAGCATCGATAG ACCTGACAACTGGGTGATGTTTAATGTGGCCAAATCGAAGGAACGAAGACCCTTACCGGATGTTCCCCAGCTCAAAAGTGACATTTTCTCACTGAGCGAGCTGCCAAAACCAATTTTCGCCGAGGACGGAGGACTTTGA